A single Glycine soja cultivar W05 chromosome 14, ASM419377v2, whole genome shotgun sequence DNA region contains:
- the LOC114385185 gene encoding low affinity sulfate transporter 3-like isoform X3 — protein MREQGVFHLEEHGQTERSQWVLDSPNPPPLWKKLFSSVKETILPHGNMFCFSSKRKTINGHALSCLQNLFPIISWLRDYKVSKFKDDLLAGLTLASLCIPQSIGYATLAKVAPEYGLYTSVVPPLIYAMMGSSREIAIGPVAVVSMLLASLVPKVEDPVTNPNAYRNLVFTVTFFTGIFQTAFGVFRLGFLVDFLSHAALVGFMAGAAIIIGLQQLKGLLGLSHFTSKTDVVSVLASVYKSLHNQIAPGQKWNPLNFVLGCSFLIFILITRFIGRRNRKLFWLPAISPLLSVILSTLIVYLSRADKHGVNIIKHVKGGLNPSSLHQLQLHGPHVGQAAKIGLICSVIALTEAIAVGRSFASIKGYHLDGNKEMLSMGIMNIAGSLTSCYVATGSFSRTAVNFSAGCQTAVSNIVMAVTVFLSLELFTRLLYYTPVAILASIVLSALPGLIDLSEACYIWKVDKLDFLACIGAFLGVLFATVEIGLLVAVIISFAKILIQSIRPGIEVLGRVPRTEAFCDVTQYPMAISTPGIIVIRISSGSLCFANANFVRERILKWVSQDEDDLKETTKGRVQAVILDMTISYGQPKVASNSQA, from the exons ATGAGAGAACAAGGGGTCTTTCATCTTGAGGAACATGGCCAGACAGAGAGGTCCCAGTGGGTGCTTGATTCTCCCAACCCTCCTCCTCTCTGGAAGAAGCTATTTAGTTCTGTCAAGGAAACCATTCTGCCTCATGGCAACATGTTCTGCTTCTCATCCAAGAGGAAAACCATCAATGGACATGCACTCTCATGCCTGCAGAATTTGTTCCCAATCATTAGTTGGTTGAGAGATTACAAAGTCTCCAAGTTCAAAGATGATCTCTTGGCTGGCTTAACTCTTGCCAGTCTCTGCATACCTCAG AGCATAGGATATGCTACTTTAGCAAAAGTTGCTCCTGAATATGGCCTGT aTACCAGTGTTGTTCCTCCTCTTATTTATGCTATGATGGGAAGCTCAAGAGAAATTGCAATTGGACCTGTAGCTGTAGTGTCAATGCTGTTAGCCTCTCTGGTCCCAAAAGTGGAAGATCCAGTTACCAATCCTAATGCCTACAGAAATCTTGTCTTTACTGTGACTTTCTTCACCGGAATTTTTCAAACTGCATTTGGTGTTTTCAG GTTGGGTTTTCTTGTGGATTTTCTTTCACATGCTGCCTTAGTTGGATTTATGGCAGGCGCTGCCATCATTATTGGTCTTCAGCAGCTCAAAGGGTTGCTGGGGCTTAGTCACTTTACCTCCAAAACAGATGTAGTATCAGTGTTGGCATCTGTTTATAAGTCACTACATAATCAAATTGCCCCTGGACAAAAA TGGAACCCTCTGAATTTTGTCCTGGGATGTTCATTCTTGATTTTCATTCTAATTACCCGATTTATT GGCAGAAGAAATAGAAAGCTTTTCTGGTTGCCTGCTATTTCTCCTCTTCTCTCAGTTATACTATCAACCTTGATTGTGTATTTGTCCAGAGCTGATAAGCATGGGGTTAATATAATAAAGCATGTCAAAGGAGGTCTGAATCCAAGTTCTCTTCACCAGTTGCAATTACATGGTCCACATGTCGGACAAGCAGCAAAAATTGGGTTGATTTGTTCTGTTATTGCCCTCACA GAAGCAATAGCGGTTGGTCGATCTTTTGCTTCCATCAAGGGATACCATCTTGATGGCAACAAAGAAATGTTGTCAATGGGAATCATGAACATTGCAGGATCTTTGACTTCATGCTATGTGGCAACTG GTTCTTTCTCAAGGACTGCAGTGAATTTCAGTGCTGGATGTCAAACAGCTGTGTCAAACATTGTGATGGCTGTTACAGTGTTTTTGTCCCTGGAATTGTTTACAAGGCTCTTATACTACACCCCTGTGGCTATCCTTGCCTCTATCGTCCTCTCTGCTCTTCCTGGATTAATTGACCTAAGTGAGGCTTGCTATATCTGGAAGGTTGATAAATTGGACTTTCTTGCTTGTATTGGTGCTTTTCTTGGGGTCTTGTTTGCAACAGTAGAGATTGGCCTTCTTGTTGCA GTGATAATCTCGTTTGCAAAGATACTGATACAATCAATTCGACCTGGAATAGAAGTTCTAGGTAGAGTTCCAAGAACAGAAGCCTTCTGTGATGTGACTCAATATCCCATGGCCATAAGCACTCCAGGCATCATAGTGATTCGCATAAGCTCTGGCTCACTCTGCTTTGCAAATGCTAATTTTGTCAGAGAAAG AATTCTCAAGTGGGTCTCACAAGATGAAGATGACCTTAAAGAAACCACCAAGGGTAGGGTCCAAGCAGTGATTCTGGACATGACAA TTAGCTATGGTCAACCCAAGGTGGCTAGTAATTCACAAGCTTAA
- the LOC114383297 gene encoding zinc finger CCCH domain-containing protein 15 homolog: MGAETESSQEKPEQERPKPTLSQEQFLSWKRHKDAAVSARKAEVSSKRAEDIAAGTVQMNGRELFLHEPWVFDNSRY; this comes from the exons ATGGGAGCTGAAACTGAATCATCACAGGAAAAACCCGAACAAGAGAGGCCGAAGCCTACTCTCTCACAGGAACAGTTTCTCTCATGGAAGCGCCACAAG GACGCTGCAGTATCAGCCAGAAAAGCCGAAGTATCCAGTAAGCGTGCAGAAGATATTGCTGCAGGAACTGTCCAAATGAATGGCCGGGAGCTATTTTTACATGAGCCATGGGTGTTTGATAATTCACGATATTGA
- the LOC114385185 gene encoding low affinity sulfate transporter 3-like isoform X1, giving the protein MREQGVFHLEEHGQTERSQWVLDSPNPPPLWKKLFSSVKETILPHGNMFCFSSKRKTINGHALSCLQNLFPIISWLRDYKVSKFKDDLLAGLTLASLCIPQSIGYATLAKVAPEYGLYTSVVPPLIYAMMGSSREIAIGPVAVVSMLLASLVPKVEDPVTNPNAYRNLVFTVTFFTGIFQTAFGVFRLGFLVDFLSHAALVGFMAGAAIIIGLQQLKGLLGLSHFTSKTDVVSVLASVYKSLHNQIAPGQKWNPLNFVLGCSFLIFILITRFIGRRNRKLFWLPAISPLLSVILSTLIVYLSRADKHGVNIIKHVKGGLNPSSLHQLQLHGPHVGQAAKIGLICSVIALTEAIAVGRSFASIKGYHLDGNKEMLSMGIMNIAGSLTSCYVATGSFSRTAVNFSAGCQTAVSNIVMAVTVFLSLELFTRLLYYTPVAILASIVLSALPGLIDLSEACYIWKVDKLDFLACIGAFLGVLFATVEIGLLVAVIISFAKILIQSIRPGIEVLGRVPRTEAFCDVTQYPMAISTPGIIVIRISSGSLCFANANFVRERILKWVSQDEDDLKETTKGRVQAVILDMTNLMNVDTSGILALEELHKRLLSRGVELAMVNPRWLVIHKLKLAHFVDKIGKEWVFLTVGEAVDACLATKIARA; this is encoded by the exons ATGAGAGAACAAGGGGTCTTTCATCTTGAGGAACATGGCCAGACAGAGAGGTCCCAGTGGGTGCTTGATTCTCCCAACCCTCCTCCTCTCTGGAAGAAGCTATTTAGTTCTGTCAAGGAAACCATTCTGCCTCATGGCAACATGTTCTGCTTCTCATCCAAGAGGAAAACCATCAATGGACATGCACTCTCATGCCTGCAGAATTTGTTCCCAATCATTAGTTGGTTGAGAGATTACAAAGTCTCCAAGTTCAAAGATGATCTCTTGGCTGGCTTAACTCTTGCCAGTCTCTGCATACCTCAG AGCATAGGATATGCTACTTTAGCAAAAGTTGCTCCTGAATATGGCCTGT aTACCAGTGTTGTTCCTCCTCTTATTTATGCTATGATGGGAAGCTCAAGAGAAATTGCAATTGGACCTGTAGCTGTAGTGTCAATGCTGTTAGCCTCTCTGGTCCCAAAAGTGGAAGATCCAGTTACCAATCCTAATGCCTACAGAAATCTTGTCTTTACTGTGACTTTCTTCACCGGAATTTTTCAAACTGCATTTGGTGTTTTCAG GTTGGGTTTTCTTGTGGATTTTCTTTCACATGCTGCCTTAGTTGGATTTATGGCAGGCGCTGCCATCATTATTGGTCTTCAGCAGCTCAAAGGGTTGCTGGGGCTTAGTCACTTTACCTCCAAAACAGATGTAGTATCAGTGTTGGCATCTGTTTATAAGTCACTACATAATCAAATTGCCCCTGGACAAAAA TGGAACCCTCTGAATTTTGTCCTGGGATGTTCATTCTTGATTTTCATTCTAATTACCCGATTTATT GGCAGAAGAAATAGAAAGCTTTTCTGGTTGCCTGCTATTTCTCCTCTTCTCTCAGTTATACTATCAACCTTGATTGTGTATTTGTCCAGAGCTGATAAGCATGGGGTTAATATAATAAAGCATGTCAAAGGAGGTCTGAATCCAAGTTCTCTTCACCAGTTGCAATTACATGGTCCACATGTCGGACAAGCAGCAAAAATTGGGTTGATTTGTTCTGTTATTGCCCTCACA GAAGCAATAGCGGTTGGTCGATCTTTTGCTTCCATCAAGGGATACCATCTTGATGGCAACAAAGAAATGTTGTCAATGGGAATCATGAACATTGCAGGATCTTTGACTTCATGCTATGTGGCAACTG GTTCTTTCTCAAGGACTGCAGTGAATTTCAGTGCTGGATGTCAAACAGCTGTGTCAAACATTGTGATGGCTGTTACAGTGTTTTTGTCCCTGGAATTGTTTACAAGGCTCTTATACTACACCCCTGTGGCTATCCTTGCCTCTATCGTCCTCTCTGCTCTTCCTGGATTAATTGACCTAAGTGAGGCTTGCTATATCTGGAAGGTTGATAAATTGGACTTTCTTGCTTGTATTGGTGCTTTTCTTGGGGTCTTGTTTGCAACAGTAGAGATTGGCCTTCTTGTTGCA GTGATAATCTCGTTTGCAAAGATACTGATACAATCAATTCGACCTGGAATAGAAGTTCTAGGTAGAGTTCCAAGAACAGAAGCCTTCTGTGATGTGACTCAATATCCCATGGCCATAAGCACTCCAGGCATCATAGTGATTCGCATAAGCTCTGGCTCACTCTGCTTTGCAAATGCTAATTTTGTCAGAGAAAG AATTCTCAAGTGGGTCTCACAAGATGAAGATGACCTTAAAGAAACCACCAAGGGTAGGGTCCAAGCAGTGATTCTGGACATGACAA ACTTGATGAATGTTGATACTTCCGGAATTCTAGCACTTGAGGAACTGCACAAGAGATTGCTTTCCCGTGGGGTAGAA TTAGCTATGGTCAACCCAAGGTGGCTAGTAATTCACAAGCTTAAACTTGCACACTTTGTAGACAAAATTGGAAAAGAATGGGTTTTCCTTACTGTCGGAGAAGCTGTAGACGCATGTCTCGCTACCAAAATTGCAAGAGCTTGA
- the LOC114385185 gene encoding low affinity sulfate transporter 3-like isoform X2 has translation MREQGVFHLEEHGQTERSQWVLDSPNPPPLWKKLFSSVKETILPHGNMFCFSSKRKTINGHALSCLQNLFPIISWLRDYKVSKFKDDLLAGLTLASLCIPQSIGYATLAKVAPEYGLYTSVVPPLIYAMMGSSREIAIGPVAVVSMLLASLVPKVEDPVTNPNAYRNLVFTVTFFTGIFQTAFGVFRLGFLVDFLSHAALVGFMAGAAIIIGLQQLKGLLGLSHFTSKTDVVSVLASVYKSLHNQIAPGQKWNPLNFVLGCSFLIFILITRFIGRRNRKLFWLPAISPLLSVILSTLIVYLSRADKHGVNIIKHVKGGLNPSSLHQLQLHGPHVGQAAKIGLICSVIALTEAIAVGRSFASIKGYHLDGNKEMLSMGIMNIAGSLTSCYVATGSFSRTAVNFSAGCQTAVSNIVMAVTVFLSLELFTRLLYYTPVAILASIVLSALPGLIDLSEACYIWKVDKLDFLACIGAFLGVLFATVEIGLLVAVIISFAKILIQSIRPGIEVLGRVPRTEAFCDVTQYPMAISTPGIIVIRISSGSLCFANANFVRERILKWVSQDEDDLKETTKGRVQAVILDMTNLMNVDTSGILALEELHKRLLSRGVEVRPP, from the exons ATGAGAGAACAAGGGGTCTTTCATCTTGAGGAACATGGCCAGACAGAGAGGTCCCAGTGGGTGCTTGATTCTCCCAACCCTCCTCCTCTCTGGAAGAAGCTATTTAGTTCTGTCAAGGAAACCATTCTGCCTCATGGCAACATGTTCTGCTTCTCATCCAAGAGGAAAACCATCAATGGACATGCACTCTCATGCCTGCAGAATTTGTTCCCAATCATTAGTTGGTTGAGAGATTACAAAGTCTCCAAGTTCAAAGATGATCTCTTGGCTGGCTTAACTCTTGCCAGTCTCTGCATACCTCAG AGCATAGGATATGCTACTTTAGCAAAAGTTGCTCCTGAATATGGCCTGT aTACCAGTGTTGTTCCTCCTCTTATTTATGCTATGATGGGAAGCTCAAGAGAAATTGCAATTGGACCTGTAGCTGTAGTGTCAATGCTGTTAGCCTCTCTGGTCCCAAAAGTGGAAGATCCAGTTACCAATCCTAATGCCTACAGAAATCTTGTCTTTACTGTGACTTTCTTCACCGGAATTTTTCAAACTGCATTTGGTGTTTTCAG GTTGGGTTTTCTTGTGGATTTTCTTTCACATGCTGCCTTAGTTGGATTTATGGCAGGCGCTGCCATCATTATTGGTCTTCAGCAGCTCAAAGGGTTGCTGGGGCTTAGTCACTTTACCTCCAAAACAGATGTAGTATCAGTGTTGGCATCTGTTTATAAGTCACTACATAATCAAATTGCCCCTGGACAAAAA TGGAACCCTCTGAATTTTGTCCTGGGATGTTCATTCTTGATTTTCATTCTAATTACCCGATTTATT GGCAGAAGAAATAGAAAGCTTTTCTGGTTGCCTGCTATTTCTCCTCTTCTCTCAGTTATACTATCAACCTTGATTGTGTATTTGTCCAGAGCTGATAAGCATGGGGTTAATATAATAAAGCATGTCAAAGGAGGTCTGAATCCAAGTTCTCTTCACCAGTTGCAATTACATGGTCCACATGTCGGACAAGCAGCAAAAATTGGGTTGATTTGTTCTGTTATTGCCCTCACA GAAGCAATAGCGGTTGGTCGATCTTTTGCTTCCATCAAGGGATACCATCTTGATGGCAACAAAGAAATGTTGTCAATGGGAATCATGAACATTGCAGGATCTTTGACTTCATGCTATGTGGCAACTG GTTCTTTCTCAAGGACTGCAGTGAATTTCAGTGCTGGATGTCAAACAGCTGTGTCAAACATTGTGATGGCTGTTACAGTGTTTTTGTCCCTGGAATTGTTTACAAGGCTCTTATACTACACCCCTGTGGCTATCCTTGCCTCTATCGTCCTCTCTGCTCTTCCTGGATTAATTGACCTAAGTGAGGCTTGCTATATCTGGAAGGTTGATAAATTGGACTTTCTTGCTTGTATTGGTGCTTTTCTTGGGGTCTTGTTTGCAACAGTAGAGATTGGCCTTCTTGTTGCA GTGATAATCTCGTTTGCAAAGATACTGATACAATCAATTCGACCTGGAATAGAAGTTCTAGGTAGAGTTCCAAGAACAGAAGCCTTCTGTGATGTGACTCAATATCCCATGGCCATAAGCACTCCAGGCATCATAGTGATTCGCATAAGCTCTGGCTCACTCTGCTTTGCAAATGCTAATTTTGTCAGAGAAAG AATTCTCAAGTGGGTCTCACAAGATGAAGATGACCTTAAAGAAACCACCAAGGGTAGGGTCCAAGCAGTGATTCTGGACATGACAA ACTTGATGAATGTTGATACTTCCGGAATTCTAGCACTTGAGGAACTGCACAAGAGATTGCTTTCCCGTGGGGTAGAAGTGAGGCCACCATGA